A genomic window from Anthocerotibacter panamensis C109 includes:
- a CDS encoding TetR/AcrR family transcriptional regulator yields the protein MPAPLHAREEVIDRLIGVFRQYGYEGASLTELSKATGLGRSSLYHYFPDGKDDMVRAALERLGQWLQREVVGPLQSGGPPMVRLQRMLTTLDQLYASGGNPCLLGSLVTGASRQRFQAQLQSAFTLWIEALATLLVEAGLPEDTAHERAEGAVVQIQGALVVGGGLGSHAPFERVLKRLATDLLLKNS from the coding sequence ATGCCTGCTCCCTTGCACGCCCGTGAAGAAGTTATTGACCGCCTGATTGGGGTGTTCCGGCAGTACGGTTACGAAGGGGCCTCGCTGACGGAGCTATCTAAGGCTACTGGTCTGGGCCGCTCTAGCCTCTACCACTACTTTCCAGACGGAAAAGACGACATGGTACGGGCCGCTCTTGAACGGTTGGGCCAATGGCTCCAGCGTGAGGTGGTCGGACCACTCCAGAGCGGGGGTCCGCCCATGGTGCGCTTACAGCGTATGCTCACCACCCTAGACCAACTCTACGCCTCGGGAGGAAACCCCTGTCTTTTGGGCTCGCTGGTCACCGGCGCATCCCGCCAACGCTTTCAGGCACAGCTACAGAGCGCTTTTACCCTCTGGATCGAAGCGCTGGCTACGCTCCTGGTCGAGGCTGGTCTGCCGGAAGACACTGCGCACGAACGGGCTGAGGGGGCTGTGGTGCAAATCCAGGGTGCTCTTGTAGTCGGGGGGGGACTTGGGAGTCATGCACCCTTCGAGCGTGTCCTTAAGCGTTTAGCCACAGATTTGCTGCTCAAGAACTCTTAG
- a CDS encoding esterase/lipase family protein: protein MGIPTVIIPGYLASAREYLPLTHDLRTLRLSALVVPLSYRSWFATLGGKPVTPILQTMAQTIEQACKVYRTEQVHLVGHSAGGWIARILMGEKNYDGYTWGWHKRVKTLVTLGTPHLSQERYTLTNMNFVNSTYPGAFHPGVQYVCVAGRAVYGEHNWFARQSYRMTAGRSDCWGDGITPIECAHLTGANNLTLEKIFHSPRRNRLWYGSPDVLASWVDYLKGD from the coding sequence ATGGGCATTCCGACTGTCATTATCCCTGGCTATCTCGCCTCTGCCCGTGAGTATCTGCCTTTGACCCATGACCTGCGCACTTTACGGTTGAGTGCGTTGGTAGTCCCCCTCAGCTATCGTTCCTGGTTCGCGACCTTGGGCGGCAAGCCCGTCACTCCAATTCTCCAGACCATGGCACAGACCATCGAACAGGCGTGCAAAGTCTACCGCACCGAGCAGGTACATCTGGTGGGTCACTCAGCTGGCGGGTGGATTGCCCGGATCTTAATGGGCGAGAAAAACTATGACGGCTACACCTGGGGCTGGCACAAGCGGGTAAAGACCCTGGTGACCCTGGGTACGCCCCATCTCAGTCAAGAGCGCTACACCCTGACCAATATGAACTTCGTCAATAGCACCTATCCCGGAGCCTTTCACCCTGGGGTGCAGTATGTGTGTGTGGCTGGGCGGGCGGTCTATGGCGAGCACAACTGGTTCGCCCGCCAAAGCTATCGGATGACCGCCGGACGCTCGGACTGTTGGGGCGACGGCATCACGCCGATTGAGTGCGCCCACCTCACTGGAGCCAATAACCTGACCCTCGAAAAAATCTTTCACTCCCCGCGCCGCAACCGGCTTTGGTACGGCTCGCCGGATGTTCTCGCATCCTGGGTGGACTATCTGAAGGGGGATTAG
- a CDS encoding Uma2 family endonuclease: MVSLSAPITYPESDGKPMADNTRQFEYIVYIKKNLDLLFSGDPLIFVAGNLFWYPEEGNNRNPQAPDAMVVFGRPKGDRGSYQQWREENIPPQVVFEIISPSNSALEMTKKFSFYERHGVEEYYLYDPDHGDVSGYVREGGLLQEMVEMQGWVSPRLGVRFTVDGQGKLMLYRPDGQPFETFEELGARAERATQARQQAEQRAEQEAQARQQAEQRAEQEAQARQQAEQRVEQEAQARQQAEQRVEQERQRAERLAARLRALGVDPDQP; encoded by the coding sequence ATGGTTTCACTGTCGGCTCCCATCACCTACCCCGAATCCGATGGCAAACCCATGGCCGACAATACCCGGCAGTTTGAATATATCGTCTATATCAAAAAGAACCTGGACCTCCTTTTCAGCGGCGACCCCCTAATTTTTGTAGCCGGGAATCTCTTTTGGTACCCAGAAGAAGGCAACAACCGCAATCCCCAAGCTCCTGATGCCATGGTGGTTTTCGGGCGACCCAAGGGCGATAGGGGCAGCTACCAGCAATGGCGAGAGGAGAATATCCCGCCGCAGGTGGTTTTTGAAATTATTTCCCCCAGTAACAGCGCGCTAGAGATGACCAAGAAATTCTCCTTCTATGAGCGCCACGGAGTGGAAGAGTACTACCTCTATGACCCGGACCACGGCGATGTGAGCGGCTATGTGCGCGAGGGTGGACTGCTCCAGGAAATGGTGGAGATGCAAGGGTGGGTCAGTCCTCGATTAGGTGTGCGCTTCACGGTGGATGGACAGGGGAAGCTGATGCTCTACCGCCCAGACGGTCAGCCCTTTGAAACTTTTGAGGAATTGGGAGCACGGGCGGAGCGTGCAACCCAAGCCCGCCAGCAAGCAGAACAGCGAGCCGAGCAGGAAGCCCAAGCCCGCCAGCAAGCAGAACAGCGAGCCGAGCAGGAAGCCCAAGCCCGCCAGCAAGCAGAACAGCGAGTCGAGCAGGAAGCCCAAGCCCGCCAGCAAGCAGAACAGCGAGTCGAGCAAGAACGGCAACGGGCCGAAAGATTGGCGGCTCGGCTCCGGGCATTGGGCGTAGATCCAGACCAGCCGTGA
- the gatB gene encoding Asp-tRNA(Asn)/Glu-tRNA(Gln) amidotransferase subunit GatB, translating to MTVAAPAKVDYEMVIGLETHAQLSTRTKLFCGCAVAFGAPPNTHICPICTGQPGVLPVLNERALSYAITIALALNCEVAPFSKFDRKQYFYPDLPKNYQISQYDLPLAQKGSVEIVVDGQTKRIGVTRLHMEEDAGKLVHAGADRLSGSAYSLVDYNRAGTPLTEIVSEPDIRTAAEAVAYAQEIRRIVRYVGACDGNMQEGSLRCDVNISVRPVGTQKFGTKVEIKNLNSFGSIQRAIEYEYIRQVGILRGDDPEDQIRQETRLWDENAQRTTSMRVKEGSDDYRYFPEPDLLPIEVSEEQREHYRQALPELPAAKRHRYQEQFGLSAYDAEAMSSEKGTAEYFEQTVHAGAPPKLAANWIQGDLTALVNGLRLDFTSIALKPKGLAELVQLIENSTISNKIAKEILPELLDTGVSPTELVQEKGLTQISDHQQLQETLQTVIAENPQQVAQYKEGKRKLLGFFVGQAMKKTQGRADPQLLNQLLSDLLDT from the coding sequence ATGACCGTAGCCGCCCCAGCCAAAGTGGACTATGAGATGGTAATTGGGCTGGAGACCCATGCCCAGTTGAGCACCCGGACCAAACTCTTTTGCGGGTGTGCTGTCGCGTTTGGAGCCCCCCCCAACACCCATATCTGCCCCATCTGTACCGGTCAACCCGGAGTCCTGCCGGTCCTCAACGAACGGGCTTTGAGCTACGCCATCACCATTGCCCTCGCGCTCAACTGCGAAGTTGCGCCTTTTAGTAAATTTGACCGCAAGCAATACTTCTATCCCGATCTGCCCAAAAACTATCAAATCTCCCAGTACGACCTGCCCCTCGCCCAAAAAGGTTCTGTCGAAATTGTCGTGGACGGCCAAACTAAGCGCATCGGCGTCACCCGCCTACACATGGAGGAAGACGCCGGGAAACTCGTCCACGCCGGAGCTGACCGTCTCTCCGGGTCCGCCTACTCCCTGGTAGACTACAACCGAGCCGGGACACCTCTGACTGAAATTGTCTCCGAGCCCGATATCCGCACCGCTGCCGAGGCTGTCGCCTACGCCCAGGAGATCCGGCGCATTGTCCGCTATGTCGGAGCCTGCGACGGCAATATGCAGGAGGGCTCCCTGCGCTGCGATGTCAACATCTCCGTCCGTCCTGTCGGGACCCAGAAATTTGGCACCAAAGTCGAGATCAAAAACCTCAATAGCTTCGGCTCCATCCAAAGAGCCATCGAATACGAGTACATCCGGCAGGTCGGTATCCTCAGAGGCGACGATCCCGAGGACCAAATCCGCCAAGAAACCCGCCTTTGGGATGAAAATGCCCAACGCACTACCTCCATGCGTGTCAAAGAAGGCTCCGATGACTACCGCTACTTTCCCGAACCGGACCTGTTGCCCATCGAAGTGAGCGAGGAACAACGGGAGCACTACCGGCAAGCACTCCCCGAACTGCCCGCCGCCAAGCGCCACCGCTACCAGGAGCAATTTGGTCTGAGCGCCTATGACGCCGAGGCGATGAGTTCCGAGAAGGGCACCGCTGAATACTTTGAACAGACCGTCCACGCCGGAGCACCCCCCAAACTCGCCGCCAACTGGATTCAGGGCGATCTCACCGCTTTGGTCAACGGACTGCGCCTTGACTTCACCAGCATTGCGCTTAAGCCTAAAGGTTTGGCTGAACTCGTCCAGTTGATCGAAAACAGCACCATAAGTAATAAGATAGCTAAGGAGATTCTGCCGGAATTATTGGATACGGGTGTTTCTCCTACTGAGCTGGTCCAAGAAAAGGGGCTCACCCAAATCTCCGACCACCAACAGTTACAAGAAACCCTCCAAACCGTCATTGCGGAAAATCCCCAGCAGGTCGCTCAATATAAAGAAGGCAAGCGGAAACTTTTGGGTTTCTTTGTCGGTCAAGCCATGAAGAAAACCCAGGGTCGGGCGGACCCGCAACTGCTGAATCAATTGTTGAGCGATCTCTTGGACACCTGA
- the petE gene encoding plastocyanin — translation MRGLTVLSAVAIGVLFLAPMVQAKEVVVSMGSASGRLIFEPKEVTISKGDTVRWKYVKAGPHNVVFDPKKVPAGIDAVALSHKKLISKDDPTYVTKFDKPGEYYYFCTPHKGAGMVGEVTVK, via the coding sequence ATGCGTGGTTTGACTGTACTCAGTGCTGTTGCTATCGGGGTGCTCTTCTTGGCACCCATGGTCCAAGCCAAAGAAGTTGTCGTCAGTATGGGCTCAGCCAGCGGGCGTCTGATCTTTGAACCCAAGGAAGTAACGATTTCCAAGGGTGATACGGTGCGCTGGAAGTATGTGAAAGCGGGTCCGCACAATGTCGTCTTCGACCCCAAAAAGGTCCCGGCAGGCATTGACGCAGTGGCTCTTTCCCACAAAAAGCTCATCAGCAAAGATGACCCGACCTATGTGACCAAGTTTGATAAGCCCGGTGAATACTACTATTTCTGCACTCCCCACAAGGGCGCAGGCATGGTTGGTGAAGTCACCGTCAAGTAA
- the rpmB gene encoding 50S ribosomal protein L28, whose protein sequence is MSRRCTITGKKANNGYAVSHSHRRTKKLQQPNLQYKKLWDPEQGCFVRLKVSTQTLRTIQKNGINQVAREYGINLAEYITVD, encoded by the coding sequence ATGTCTCGCCGCTGCACCATCACGGGTAAAAAAGCCAATAACGGCTACGCTGTCTCCCACTCCCACCGTCGGACCAAGAAGCTTCAGCAACCCAACCTCCAGTACAAAAAGCTGTGGGACCCTGAACAAGGGTGCTTTGTGCGCCTCAAGGTCTCCACTCAGACCCTCAGGACCATCCAGAAGAACGGTATCAACCAAGTAGCCCGCGAGTATGGCATCAATTTGGCTGAATACATCACAGTGGACTGA
- a CDS encoding alpha/beta fold hydrolase: MVATKPEGFTRETLVTPVGRLNYYCNEGEYSKTLVFLHGFGGGSSSFEWSLVYPHFAQEYRVLAPDLLGWGYSEHLARDYQPEDYLHSIRAFLEKTCPQPAIVVASSVVAAWMVRLAVEHPQRFERLVLLCPTGLADFGRPYFNPFFQLVTAIPGLNGLFYTLGIANRANIRSFLENVLFAESSRVTEQMVEAYYTAATQPQAEYSAFSFLKGNLSFDLAPWMPRLQTPTAILWGESANFASPALGRRLARLSPQVKTFAVVPDSGTTPQLEQPEATAHHIREALSKLV; encoded by the coding sequence GTGGTAGCGACAAAACCAGAGGGCTTCACCCGCGAGACCTTGGTCACTCCCGTGGGACGCCTGAACTATTATTGCAACGAGGGAGAATATTCCAAAACCCTGGTTTTTCTCCACGGCTTTGGAGGCGGTTCCTCGTCCTTTGAGTGGTCGTTGGTCTATCCCCACTTTGCCCAGGAATATCGGGTTTTGGCCCCGGATTTGCTGGGTTGGGGCTATTCAGAGCACTTGGCGCGGGACTATCAGCCCGAGGACTATCTCCATTCCATCCGTGCTTTTTTGGAGAAGACCTGTCCTCAACCTGCTATCGTCGTTGCCTCCAGCGTAGTTGCTGCTTGGATGGTGCGCCTCGCAGTCGAACATCCGCAACGCTTTGAACGGCTCGTCCTCCTCTGCCCCACCGGACTTGCGGATTTTGGACGGCCCTACTTTAATCCATTCTTCCAACTCGTCACCGCGATTCCCGGTCTAAACGGGCTGTTTTACACCCTAGGCATCGCCAATCGCGCCAATATTCGCAGCTTTCTCGAAAATGTCCTTTTCGCTGAATCCTCGCGGGTGACCGAGCAGATGGTCGAAGCCTACTACACCGCTGCCACCCAACCCCAAGCTGAATACAGTGCTTTCTCTTTCCTCAAAGGGAATCTCTCGTTCGACTTGGCCCCCTGGATGCCCCGCCTCCAGACTCCGACCGCTATCCTCTGGGGGGAGTCAGCCAACTTCGCCTCGCCCGCTCTAGGCCGTCGGTTGGCCCGTCTGAGCCCCCAAGTCAAAACCTTCGCAGTCGTCCCCGACAGCGGCACCACGCCCCAACTAGAACAACCGGAAGCGACAGCCCATCATATCCGCGAGGCTTTGTCCAAGTTGGTCTAG
- a CDS encoding GNAT family N-acetyltransferase has translation MESPPLANQAQARVRWAERLDARAVAYILADGFHPPQNQGWLRWVHPWLRAGMVQDIENRLLRPAQSYACLVAVVGEACVGTVEIAQRPIPGDWWWLGQNTRDPIYISNLAVAQSWRRQGVARLLLHKAEHVAQSWQQNQIYLHVMADNPGALKLYTTAGYRVERVERTWPFLSAQPVNKLLMRKGLSR, from the coding sequence GTGGAATCTCCGCCCCTCGCTAACCAAGCTCAAGCCCGCGTCCGATGGGCCGAGCGTCTCGACGCCCGTGCCGTGGCCTATATCCTGGCAGATGGTTTTCATCCACCCCAAAATCAGGGCTGGCTGCGTTGGGTACACCCCTGGCTCAGAGCGGGCATGGTCCAGGACATCGAGAACCGTCTGCTGCGTCCAGCCCAGAGCTATGCCTGTTTGGTCGCGGTGGTCGGGGAGGCTTGTGTTGGGACGGTTGAGATTGCCCAGCGCCCGATTCCTGGTGACTGGTGGTGGCTAGGCCAGAACACGCGCGACCCCATTTATATCTCTAACTTGGCTGTTGCCCAATCCTGGCGTCGTCAAGGTGTCGCCCGCCTGCTCCTCCACAAGGCCGAGCACGTCGCCCAAAGCTGGCAGCAAAACCAGATCTACCTGCATGTCATGGCTGATAACCCAGGGGCGCTCAAGCTCTACACTACCGCTGGTTATCGCGTCGAGCGCGTCGAGCGGACTTGGCCTTTTCTCTCGGCGCAGCCAGTCAATAAGCTTTTGATGCGCAAGGGGTTGAGCAGATAA
- a CDS encoding DUF2555 domain-containing protein, protein MTTTLHKPLDSWTLEDVTVLAERLERDQYPNVTDALEDWHLLKALQYARPELVAPYSHLLELETDED, encoded by the coding sequence ATGACAACCACTCTTCACAAACCTCTGGACTCCTGGACGCTTGAAGATGTCACGGTTCTGGCCGAACGGCTGGAGCGCGACCAGTACCCCAACGTCACAGACGCTTTGGAGGACTGGCACTTACTCAAAGCCCTCCAATATGCCCGCCCGGAATTGGTGGCTCCCTATAGCCATCTCTTAGAATTGGAGACCGACGAGGACTAA
- the sipA gene encoding regulatory protein SipA, with amino-acid sequence MDEFAIGQTVQLTKLPPYVKTAETMPMLRPPSVLAVGEQGIVLDRKPGGYWAVRFSGGAYLLEGQYLSEL; translated from the coding sequence ATGGATGAATTCGCCATCGGTCAAACCGTTCAGCTAACCAAACTCCCGCCCTATGTGAAAACCGCCGAGACGATGCCGATGCTGCGCCCCCCTTCTGTTTTGGCGGTGGGAGAGCAGGGCATTGTCCTAGACCGCAAACCGGGTGGCTACTGGGCCGTGCGCTTCTCCGGGGGAGCTTACCTCCTGGAGGGGCAGTACCTGAGTGAGCTGTGA